One genomic segment of Caloranaerobacter ferrireducens includes these proteins:
- the uvrA gene encoding excinuclease ABC subunit UvrA, whose protein sequence is MSKDKIIIKGAREHNLKNIDLEIPRNKFVVFTGLSGSGKSSLAFDTIYAEGQRRYVESLSAYARQFLGQMEKPDVDYIEGLSPAISIDQKTTSKNPRSTVGTVTEIYDYLRLLFARIGIPHCPKCGKVISSQTVDQMVDQILDLENGTKIQVLAPVIRGRKGEHQKVFENIRKEGFVRVRVDGEIRDINEDIKLDKNKKHTIEVVVDRIKIKEGIQNRLADSLETALNLSEGIVIIDVVNEKEMLFSQKFACVDCGIGIEELSPRMFSFNSPYGMCSYCNGLGSYKKVDPELIIPNPNLSINQGAIAPFNSTSEDTYYYKIFKAIAEYNGFDLDTPIKEAPKKFIKELLYGTGKRSVTFKYESRFGGLRTYKAPFEGIINNLERRYKETVSDYMREKIESYMSVNPCPHCNGARLRPESLAVTVGGLNIAEVTELSVRQALEFFDKLELDERQKYIANQILKEIKERLKFLVDVGLDYLTLSRSAGTLSGGESQRIRLATQIGSSLVGVLYVLDEPSIGLHQRDNDRLLKTLRNLTDLGNTLIVVEHDEDTMYSADYIVDIGPGAGVHGGEVVAQGTVEDIKKCEKSITGQYLSGKKKIEIPKTRRKPNGKWIEVIGAKEHNLKNIDVKIPLGVFTCVTGVSGSGKSTLVNEILYKRLSQELHRGKQKAGKHDEIRGIEHIDKVIDIDQSPIGRTPRSNPATYTGVFDFIRDVFAITPEAKMRGYKKGRFSFNVKGGRCEACKGDGIIKIEMHFLPDVYVPCEVCKGKRYNRETLEVKYKGKTISDVLEMTVEEALEFFDNIPKIKNKLKTMYDVGLGYIKLGQPSTQLSGGEAQRIKLATELSKRSTGKTLYILDEPTTGLHIADIHKLIKVLNKLVDTGNTVLVIEHNLDVIKTADYIIDLGPEGGDKGGTIVAQGTPEEICKVKESYTGQFLRKILER, encoded by the coding sequence ATGTCAAAGGACAAAATAATTATTAAGGGAGCTAGAGAGCATAATTTAAAAAATATAGATTTAGAAATACCTAGAAATAAATTTGTAGTTTTTACAGGATTAAGTGGTTCTGGCAAATCTTCTTTAGCATTCGATACTATTTATGCGGAAGGACAAAGACGATACGTTGAGAGTTTATCAGCTTATGCAAGACAATTTTTAGGTCAGATGGAAAAACCAGATGTAGACTATATAGAGGGGCTTTCACCTGCAATTTCTATTGACCAAAAGACTACTAGTAAAAATCCTAGGTCAACAGTAGGTACTGTTACTGAAATATATGACTATTTACGCTTATTGTTTGCTAGAATAGGAATTCCTCATTGTCCTAAATGTGGTAAAGTTATATCATCTCAAACAGTAGACCAGATGGTTGATCAGATTTTAGACTTAGAAAATGGTACTAAAATTCAAGTTTTAGCTCCTGTAATACGAGGAAGAAAAGGTGAACATCAAAAGGTTTTTGAAAATATCAGAAAAGAAGGATTTGTTAGAGTAAGAGTAGATGGAGAAATAAGAGATATAAATGAAGATATAAAGCTTGATAAGAACAAAAAACATACAATTGAAGTTGTGGTTGATAGGATAAAAATTAAAGAAGGTATTCAAAATAGATTAGCTGATTCTTTAGAAACTGCACTAAATTTAAGTGAAGGTATAGTTATTATAGATGTTGTTAATGAAAAAGAGATGTTGTTTAGCCAAAAATTTGCATGTGTAGATTGTGGAATCGGCATAGAGGAATTGTCACCTAGAATGTTTTCTTTTAACAGTCCTTATGGTATGTGTTCATATTGTAATGGGTTGGGCAGTTATAAGAAAGTTGACCCTGAGCTTATAATTCCTAATCCTAATTTATCCATTAATCAAGGGGCAATAGCTCCTTTTAACAGTACTTCAGAAGATACTTATTATTACAAGATATTCAAGGCTATAGCTGAGTATAATGGTTTTGATTTAGATACACCAATTAAGGAAGCACCAAAAAAGTTTATAAAAGAGCTATTATATGGAACAGGTAAAAGAAGTGTTACTTTCAAATATGAGAGTAGATTTGGAGGACTAAGGACTTATAAAGCTCCATTTGAGGGTATTATTAACAATCTTGAACGAAGATATAAAGAAACAGTTTCAGATTATATGAGAGAGAAAATCGAAAGTTACATGAGTGTAAATCCTTGTCCTCATTGTAATGGTGCTAGACTAAGACCAGAGAGTTTAGCAGTAACTGTTGGGGGATTAAATATAGCAGAAGTTACTGAATTATCTGTTAGACAAGCTTTAGAGTTTTTTGATAAACTAGAGCTTGATGAAAGACAGAAATATATAGCAAATCAGATTTTAAAGGAAATCAAAGAAAGATTGAAGTTTTTAGTAGATGTGGGATTAGACTATTTAACTTTGTCTAGAAGTGCTGGAACTCTATCAGGAGGAGAATCTCAGAGAATAAGACTTGCAACACAGATAGGTTCTAGTTTGGTTGGAGTTCTATATGTTCTTGATGAACCAAGTATAGGACTTCATCAAAGAGATAATGACAGATTGTTAAAAACGCTCAGAAATTTGACTGATTTGGGGAATACTTTAATAGTAGTTGAACATGATGAAGATACAATGTATAGTGCAGATTATATTGTAGATATTGGACCAGGTGCTGGAGTTCACGGTGGTGAAGTTGTTGCTCAAGGGACTGTTGAGGATATTAAAAAATGTGAAAAATCAATTACTGGTCAGTATTTAAGTGGTAAAAAGAAAATAGAAATACCTAAAACTAGAAGAAAGCCAAATGGTAAATGGATAGAAGTTATTGGAGCTAAAGAGCATAATTTAAAAAATATAGATGTTAAAATTCCTTTAGGTGTGTTTACATGTGTTACAGGTGTATCGGGTTCTGGTAAGAGTACTTTAGTAAACGAAATATTATATAAAAGACTTTCTCAAGAACTGCACAGAGGAAAACAAAAGGCAGGAAAACATGATGAAATAAGAGGAATAGAGCATATAGACAAAGTTATTGATATAGATCAGTCACCTATTGGAAGAACACCAAGGTCAAATCCAGCGACATATACTGGTGTATTTGATTTTATAAGAGACGTATTTGCTATAACTCCTGAAGCTAAAATGAGAGGTTATAAAAAAGGTAGATTCAGTTTTAATGTTAAGGGAGGAAGATGTGAAGCTTGTAAAGGTGATGGAATAATAAAGATAGAAATGCATTTCCTTCCTGATGTATATGTTCCATGTGAAGTATGTAAAGGTAAAAGGTATAATAGAGAAACTCTTGAAGTTAAATATAAAGGTAAGACGATATCTGATGTATTAGAAATGACAGTAGAAGAAGCTTTGGAGTTTTTTGATAATATACCAAAAATAAAGAATAAATTAAAAACTATGTACGATGTTGGACTAGGATATATAAAATTAGGTCAGCCTTCAACTCAATTATCAGGAGGGGAAGCACAAAGAATTAAACTGGCAACAGAATTAAGTAAAAGAAGCACAGGAAAGACATTATATATCTTAGATGAGCCAACTACTGGACTTCATATAGCTGATATACACAAATTAATAAAGGTATTAAACAAGTTAGTTGATACAGGGAATACAGTATTAGTAATAGAACATAATCTAGATGTTATAAAAACTGCTGATTATATAATAGATTTAGGTCCAGAAGGTGGAGATAAGGGTGGAACTATAGTAGCTCAAGGAACACCTGAGGAGATTTGCAAAGTGAAAGAGTCTTATACAGGGCAGTTTTTAAGAAAAATACTTGAAAGATAA
- a CDS encoding LiaF transmembrane domain-containing protein, whose protein sequence is MNGKKIFGILLVVIGVFLLLGETGIIDITIRDIISGYWPLILVVIGLYKLFTNSISKITGIILIIIGILLQLKVSEYFNIFEYDLFWPIVIILLGIWILLFYKRDRWKVSSKDVLSAFALFSGFNIKNSSQSFKGGNITSIFGGVEVDLREASILKEQEARIDILIAFGGAEIFVPQGWNVVIKGTPIFGGWENKTVNNNFDTNSPTLIINSFVMFGGFEVKN, encoded by the coding sequence ATGAATGGTAAAAAAATATTTGGAATTTTGTTAGTTGTTATTGGTGTTTTTCTATTATTAGGTGAAACTGGAATAATTGACATAACTATTAGAGATATTATTTCAGGTTATTGGCCGCTAATATTAGTTGTAATTGGTTTGTATAAATTATTTACAAATTCTATTTCGAAAATAACAGGGATTATATTGATAATCATAGGAATATTATTACAATTAAAGGTTTCTGAATATTTCAACATATTTGAGTATGACTTATTCTGGCCTATAGTTATTATTTTACTAGGTATCTGGATTTTACTTTTTTATAAGAGAGATAGATGGAAAGTAAGTTCTAAAGATGTCTTAAGTGCATTTGCTCTGTTCTCAGGTTTTAATATTAAAAATTCCTCTCAAAGTTTTAAAGGTGGAAATATTACATCAATATTTGGTGGGGTAGAAGTTGATTTAAGAGAGGCGAGTATACTTAAAGAACAAGAAGCAAGAATTGATATTTTAATAGCTTTTGGAGGAGCAGAAATCTTTGTACCTCAAGGATGGAATGTAGTTATAAAAGGAACACCTATTTTTGGTGGTTGGGAAAATAAAACAGTAAATAATAACTTTGATACAAATAGTCCTACCCTTATAATAAATAGTTTTGTGATGTTCGGGGGTTTTGAGGTTAAAAATTAG
- a CDS encoding NUDIX domain-containing protein has protein sequence MSDILEKVTAFITRERKGEIDLLLFKHPNVGIQILAGTVESEENHLDAVTRETAEEAGLPVIVYPQDEWIDYVVNDLEYTFK, from the coding sequence ATGAGTGATATTTTGGAGAAAGTAACCGCGTTTATTACAAGAGAACGGAAAGGAGAAATTGATTTATTACTTTTCAAACATCCAAATGTTGGCATTCAAATACTTGCTGGAACTGTAGAATCTGAAGAAAATCATTTAGATGCAGTAACTAGAGAGACAGCAGAAGAAGCTGGATTACCTGTTATTGTTTATCCTCAAGATGAATGGATTGACTATGTTGTTAATGATTTAGAGTACACTTTCAAGTGA
- a CDS encoding Nif3-like dinuclear metal center hexameric protein: MAEFKEETTLEELVKKFENILEEPVKVWQFKDGRIKRVGLVCGGGESTSDVKIAIEQDCDVYITGERNLYTIEYAKFARINLIIGSHTFTEVFGVESFAKKIKDKFNDIEIIRLKEEHLEV, translated from the coding sequence ATAGCAGAGTTTAAAGAAGAAACGACGTTAGAGGAATTAGTTAAAAAATTCGAAAACATATTAGAAGAACCAGTAAAGGTATGGCAATTTAAAGATGGTAGAATAAAAAGAGTTGGGTTAGTTTGTGGTGGAGGAGAATCAACATCAGATGTAAAGATAGCAATAGAGCAAGATTGTGATGTCTATATAACTGGTGAAAGGAATTTATATACAATTGAGTATGCAAAGTTTGCAAGAATTAACTTAATAATTGGTAGTCATACTTTTACTGAAGTATTTGGAGTTGAAAGTTTTGCAAAGAAAATAAAGGACAAGTTTAATGATATAGAGATTATTAGATTAAAAGAAGAGCATCTTGAGGTGTAA
- a CDS encoding SAM-dependent methyltransferase — MSDNKTNILYNENFPLSNKYDSEWIFDNSMGPNTLWLSEWLCRKVNLSPNMRVLDLGSGKAISSIFLAKEFGVKVWSYDLWVDPTENWKRIIEKGVGDMVFPIHGDAGNMPFADGFFDAIICVDSYIYFGTDDLYLNYLQKFLAPGGTIGVVIPGLMKDFENGVPEHLKDFWGQDCWSWHTVDWWKKLWSRTGLVEIEVADTMPEGCRLFTQWKEAQDIVGKNPWPQDTAILKKDAGEYVGFIRLVAKKL; from the coding sequence ATGTCAGATAATAAGACAAATATTTTATATAATGAGAACTTTCCATTGTCTAATAAATATGACTCTGAATGGATTTTTGATAATTCAATGGGACCCAATACTTTATGGTTAAGTGAATGGCTTTGTAGAAAGGTTAACTTAAGTCCCAATATGAGAGTTCTTGATTTGGGAAGTGGAAAAGCAATTTCAAGCATATTTCTTGCCAAGGAATTTGGAGTAAAGGTATGGTCGTATGATCTTTGGGTTGACCCTACAGAGAATTGGAAGAGGATTATAGAAAAAGGAGTTGGAGACATGGTGTTTCCAATTCATGGAGACGCAGGAAATATGCCATTTGCAGATGGTTTTTTTGATGCGATTATTTGTGTTGACTCATATATCTATTTTGGAACAGATGACTTGTATCTAAATTACTTGCAGAAATTTCTTGCTCCTGGAGGAACTATTGGAGTTGTTATTCCAGGGTTAATGAAAGATTTTGAGAATGGTGTTCCAGAGCATTTGAAAGATTTTTGGGGTCAAGATTGTTGGAGTTGGCATACAGTTGACTGGTGGAAAAAGCTATGGAGTAGAACTGGTTTGGTTGAAATTGAAGTTGCAGATACAATGCCAGAAGGATGTAGACTGTTTACTCAATGGAAAGAAGCTCAGGACATAGTAGGTAAAAATCCTTGGCCTCAAGATACGGCTATTTTAAAAAAAGATGCAGGTGAATATGTGGGCTTCATTAGACTTGTTGCGAAGAAACTTTAG
- a CDS encoding Cof-type HAD-IIB family hydrolase codes for MYKLLALDMDGTLLNKEHKISRENFEAIQEALRMGVKVVLASGRIFGGMLPYLEQLNIIDDENYSVSCAGGLVLNNTMSKVIQSNGLNIEDLKYIYGLTKELNLSLNVYTRDSILVFQDDIFSKFESIANNVPLKLVDFNSLSDDIEIYKITIINDSIDAVMKMKKFFKKLHTSDIIQDKRYKGIKRLEDDILDKISTKLSDKYTVVKPFQFTLEVINKSCNKWTGIKKIAEELGIQNEEIICIGDSENDEHMIRNAGLGVAMANGFSKVKEIADYVTYTNDQHGVAHVINKFILGKEIAYAEV; via the coding sequence ATGTATAAACTATTGGCTTTAGACATGGATGGGACTTTGTTAAATAAAGAGCATAAGATATCAAGAGAAAATTTTGAAGCAATACAAGAAGCTTTACGTATGGGGGTTAAAGTTGTATTAGCGTCTGGACGTATATTTGGTGGAATGCTTCCTTATTTAGAACAATTAAATATAATAGATGATGAAAATTATTCAGTATCATGTGCTGGAGGCTTGGTATTAAACAATACTATGAGCAAAGTCATTCAGAGTAATGGATTAAATATCGAAGACCTAAAATATATTTATGGTTTAACCAAAGAACTAAACTTGAGTTTAAATGTATATACAAGAGATAGTATATTAGTTTTTCAAGATGACATTTTTAGTAAATTTGAGTCTATAGCCAACAATGTACCTTTAAAACTAGTAGATTTCAATTCATTAAGCGATGATATTGAGATATATAAAATAACAATTATAAACGATAGTATTGATGCTGTAATGAAAATGAAAAAGTTTTTTAAAAAATTGCATACAAGTGATATTATACAAGACAAGCGTTACAAAGGGATTAAAAGATTGGAAGATGATATTTTAGATAAGATTTCAACAAAGCTTTCAGATAAATATACAGTAGTAAAGCCATTTCAGTTTACTCTAGAAGTTATTAATAAAAGTTGTAATAAGTGGACAGGGATTAAGAAAATAGCAGAAGAATTAGGAATACAAAACGAGGAAATAATTTGTATAGGAGATTCAGAAAATGATGAGCATATGATTAGAAATGCAGGGTTAGGAGTAGCGATGGCGAATGGTTTTTCTAAAGTAAAAGAAATTGCTGATTATGTAACATATACAAATGACCAACATGGAGTAGCCCATGTTATAAACAAATTTATCTTAGGAAAAGAGATTGCTTATGCCGAGGTTTAG
- a CDS encoding copper amine oxidase N-terminal domain-containing protein — protein sequence MKLSRGFIFTFIFIFLFSVTVLADGVYKNIKVYFNNISINVDGSKIETDVEPFIYNDRVYVPIRFVAEKLDKEVEWNNETKTVLIKSYKDFLECNYLEGEKFVYGLITSIDYENKRIVIEQHFDDNSIEVTPLLELDENAVIILKRNDKKMNIEFKDLVVGDDVGLVINKYGKIRGIIITI from the coding sequence ATGAAATTGAGTAGGGGATTTATTTTCACTTTTATTTTTATATTCTTATTTTCAGTAACAGTTTTGGCTGACGGTGTTTATAAAAATATTAAAGTATACTTTAATAATATAAGTATTAATGTAGATGGGAGTAAAATTGAAACTGATGTAGAACCTTTTATTTATAATGATAGAGTTTATGTTCCGATACGGTTTGTGGCTGAAAAATTAGATAAAGAGGTAGAGTGGAATAATGAAACAAAAACTGTTTTGATAAAAAGCTATAAAGACTTTCTAGAATGTAATTATTTAGAAGGGGAGAAGTTTGTCTATGGACTAATAACTTCGATTGACTATGAAAATAAACGAATAGTCATTGAGCAGCATTTCGATGACAACAGTATAGAAGTAACACCTTTATTAGAGCTTGATGAAAATGCAGTTATTATTTTAAAGAGAAATGATAAAAAAATGAATATTGAATTCAAAGATTTAGTTGTAGGTGATGATGTGGGTTTAGTAATTAATAAATATGGAAAGATTAGAGGAATTATTATTACTATTTAA
- a CDS encoding YgiQ family radical SAM protein, translating into MKEFLPITKEDMKKRGWTELDFILITGDAYVDHSSFGSAIISRLLERYGYKVGIIAQPSWKSVDDFKKLGKPRLAFLITSGNIDSMVNHYTVAKKRRKKDVYSPGGKIGLRPDRATIVYANKAREAYKDVPIILGGIEASLRRLAHYDYWADKVRRSILLDAKADLLVYGMGERQIIEIAEALDSGIPISEITYIRGTVYKTNDLSRPYKPIILPSFEEITKSKVKFAESFKIQYQNMDYINGRTLVEPYENIYIVQNPPAKPLDQLELDDIYDLPYTRTYHPVYEKYGGVPAIEEIKFSLTSSRGCFGNCNFCALAFHQGRVVQARSHESIIKEAEEFVKEPDFKGYIHDVGGPTANFRHRACKKQIKHGVCKNKECLFPTPCKNLYIDHRDYLELLRKLRKIRGVKKVFIRSGIRYDYLVYDRDLEFFHELCKYHISGQLRVAPEHISSRVLYMMGKPDKKVYFKFVDTFNKINKKIGKEQFIVPYFISSHPGSTLKDAVELAEYLNTLGYMPEQVQDFYPTPGTLSTCMYYTEIDPRTMKKVYVAKSPHEKAMQRALMQFKRPENYDLVYEALKRTNRLDLVGYSKKCLIKPREKDTLKNSRYKNKKQNKKIRKKRKR; encoded by the coding sequence ATGAAAGAGTTTTTACCTATCACGAAAGAGGATATGAAAAAAAGAGGCTGGACTGAACTTGATTTTATATTAATTACAGGAGATGCATATGTAGACCATTCTTCATTTGGAAGTGCAATAATTAGTAGGCTGTTAGAAAGATATGGATATAAGGTTGGGATTATAGCTCAGCCTTCTTGGAAGAGTGTAGACGACTTTAAAAAGCTTGGAAAGCCTAGACTTGCATTTTTGATAACAAGTGGAAATATAGACTCTATGGTTAATCACTATACAGTAGCAAAAAAGAGAAGGAAAAAGGATGTATATTCACCAGGTGGAAAAATTGGATTAAGACCTGATAGAGCTACAATAGTATATGCCAATAAAGCTAGAGAGGCATATAAAGATGTGCCTATAATACTTGGAGGTATTGAGGCGAGTCTTAGACGATTAGCTCATTATGATTATTGGGCTGATAAGGTTAGACGTTCAATTTTATTGGATGCAAAAGCAGATTTATTAGTGTATGGAATGGGAGAAAGGCAGATTATTGAAATAGCAGAGGCGCTAGACAGTGGTATTCCTATTAGTGAAATAACTTATATCAGAGGAACTGTTTACAAAACTAATGATTTAAGCAGGCCGTATAAACCTATTATTCTGCCTTCGTTTGAAGAAATAACTAAAAGCAAAGTAAAATTTGCAGAAAGCTTTAAAATACAATATCAAAATATGGACTATATAAATGGTAGAACATTAGTCGAACCTTATGAAAATATTTATATAGTACAAAATCCACCTGCAAAGCCGCTAGATCAGCTTGAATTAGATGATATCTATGATTTGCCTTATACTAGAACGTATCACCCTGTTTACGAAAAATATGGTGGTGTTCCTGCAATTGAAGAGATTAAGTTTAGCTTGACTAGCAGTAGAGGATGCTTTGGAAACTGTAATTTTTGTGCACTTGCATTTCATCAAGGAAGAGTAGTTCAAGCTAGAAGTCATGAATCTATAATCAAAGAAGCAGAGGAATTTGTTAAAGAACCTGATTTTAAAGGATATATACATGATGTAGGAGGACCAACAGCTAATTTTAGACATAGAGCTTGTAAAAAACAAATAAAACATGGAGTATGCAAAAATAAAGAGTGTTTATTTCCGACACCATGTAAAAATCTATATATTGACCATAGAGATTATCTGGAGCTGTTAAGAAAGTTAAGGAAAATAAGAGGTGTTAAGAAAGTTTTTATAAGGTCAGGTATAAGGTATGATTATTTAGTTTATGACAGAGATTTAGAGTTTTTCCATGAACTTTGCAAATATCATATAAGTGGGCAGTTAAGAGTTGCACCTGAACACATATCATCACGTGTACTATATATGATGGGCAAGCCTGATAAAAAAGTTTATTTTAAATTTGTTGATACTTTTAATAAAATAAATAAAAAGATTGGTAAAGAACAATTTATAGTACCATATTTTATATCTAGTCATCCAGGTTCGACATTAAAAGATGCAGTTGAATTAGCTGAATATCTAAATACTTTGGGATATATGCCAGAGCAGGTGCAAGATTTTTATCCGACTCCGGGAACTTTGTCTACTTGTATGTATTATACAGAAATTGATCCAAGAACTATGAAAAAGGTTTATGTTGCTAAATCTCCGCATGAAAAAGCCATGCAGAGGGCATTGATGCAATTTAAGAGACCAGAGAATTATGATTTAGTCTATGAAGCACTTAAAAGGACTAATAGATTAGATTTAGTAGGCTATTCAAAAAAATGCTTGATTAAACCTAGAGAAAAAGATACCTTGAAAAATAGTAGATATAAAAATAAGAAACAAAATAAGAAGATTAGGAAGAAAAGAAAAAGATGA